In the Campylobacter lari genome, TGTTTAGTTGTTTGGTTGTTTGGTTAAACGGTAGGGTACGTTTTTATTGTGAAATTTTTTAATTAACTGTAGCTTTAAGATTTGATAGAATGCTTACTAAGAATTAGATGATTTGGTTGTTTTAGTTATTTTTATGGCTTAGATTTGTGTTGTTTGGTTATTGAATTGTTTTAATGGTTTATTTGATGGTTTGAGGTTGGGTGATGAGATTAAAATGAAAAGTTTTGATATAATAAAGTTATTATAAGGATGTATGATGTTAGATAATAAATATGATAATATTTTTTTTGATAAATATGCCTTAATGCTAAGATCTAAAGTGGGATTGGATGGGGTGTTGGTGAATGGAAAAATTTAAAACTTGTTTGATAAGTTTAAAAGATAAAGTTATATTAGACTTAGGTTGTGGATATGTGTGGCATAGTATTTATGCTTTAGAAAATGGTGTTAAAAAAGTTTTTGCTATTGATTTATCTTTAAAAATGTTAGATAAAGCTAAGATTAAAACAAGTAAATATAAAAATAAAATATCCTTTTATAGAGGCTCTTGTGAAAAAATAGATAAAATCATTAATTTACAAAATATAAAATTTGATATAGTTATTAGTTCTTTAGTTTTTCATTATATAAAGGATTATGAAAAATTAATTTTTAATATTTCAAAACTTCTTAATAAAAATGGTAGTTTAGTTTTTAGTGTTGGGCATCCTGTTTTTACTGCAAATATTTCCCAAGATTTTATATATGAGAATAATGGGGATATTCAATATTTTCCTATTAAAAATTATTTTTATGAAAATAAAAATAAATATAATTTTTTAGGCGAGGAAGTGGTTAAATATCACTGTATCTTAACAAGTTATATTTCTTCATTATTGCAAAATAATTTTAAAATAACCAATATTATTGAGCCAAAACCTTCTAATAAAATTATCAATCTTTTTCCTGAATTTAAAAATAAATTTAAAAAAGAATGGCATAGGCCAATGATGTTAATAATATCTTGCATGAAAGAGTAGTTTGAATTTGGTTGTAGAGAATTTAAGATCTTTTTTAAAAAATAATAATGTATTTTTAACTGGTGGTGCAGGTGTTGGTAAGTCTTTTTTAACTATGGAGCTTATAAGATCTTATAGAGTTCAAGGAAAAATTGTTATTGTATTGGGTTCTACTGCACTTAGTGCTTTTAATATAGGAGGGGTTACTTTACATAGTTTTTTTGCTTTTAAAAGATGTCAAAATTATGATGAGTTGTATTATGAAGATAGGAAGCAAAAAGATAAGCTAGAAAAATTAAAGAGAATTTTAAAACAATGTGATTTATTGGTTATTGATGAAATCTCTATGGTAAGTGCTTCATTGATGGAAATGATTTATTATAGATTAACAAGAAGTGGTTTTAATGGTAAAATTTTATTGGCTGGAGATTTTTTTCAACTTCCACCCGTGGTTAAGCATAAAGAAAATCAAAACCAAAATACTTTATTTCAAAATACTTTATATGCTTTTTCTTCGCAAGCTTGGAATGATCTTAAATTTATTAATCTAAAACTTAGCGTTACAAAAAGAACTTTAGATAAGCAATTTTATGAATATTTGTTTTTTCTTAGAATGGGTGAAGTAAATAAAGAAATGCTAAATTTCTTTAAAAAAATGTTAATTAGTTCAAAAAATTTACTTGAATATATGGATGAATATACTCTATTATGTGCCACAAATAAAAAAACTAATTATATTAATACTGAAAAATTAAATCTTTTACAAGGTAAAGAAAGTATATTTAAAGCAAAAGCTGAAAAACTAGATTGTACCTTAGATGATAAAACTTATGAGCAGTGGATTAATGGACTTAATTCTTTGGGTGAATTAAAATTAAAAATAGGCGCTAAGATTATTTTTTGTGTGAATAATAAAGAAGAGAATTATTATAATGGGGAGCAAGGTGTTGTTTTAGATTTTATAAAAGATAAAGAGCAAGAATGTATTTTAATAGAAAAAAATAATGGTGAAAGATTGAAATTAAAACCATATGAATATACCTTAGAAGAGTATGAGTTAGACAAAGATGAAAAACTAGAAGTTAAGATAAAAGCTAAATTTGTTCAATTTCCTATAAAACTAGCTTATGCTATAACAATCCATAAATCTCAAGGTATGAGTATAGATAAATTAATATGTGATATTGATGGAATTTTTGAAAAAGGACAATTGTATGTATGTTTATCAAGAGCTATTAATCCAAGTAATTTAAAAATCGTATATAATTATAAAATGCCTTTTGAGGATTATTTTTTAAAAATTTTAAAATTCGATAAAGAGGTAAAACAATTTTATTTACAAGAAAAGTTTGTAAATTTAGAATAAGATGGAGAATGATTATGAGATGGGTGGTAATTTTATTTTTTTCTTTTTGTAGTATTTATGCTAATTCTTTAAGTATAGAAGATTTTAGAACAGATTTGTATTCAAAGGTTGGAAATAATACTTTAAAAAAGATTGAAATAACTCTAGAATTTGAAGGTGAAAATTTAGAAGAGAAAAAGATTATAGATGCTCTAAATACTATAATATCTAGCTATTTTTAT is a window encoding:
- a CDS encoding class I SAM-dependent methyltransferase, giving the protein MEKFKTCLISLKDKVILDLGCGYVWHSIYALENGVKKVFAIDLSLKMLDKAKIKTSKYKNKISFYRGSCEKIDKIINLQNIKFDIVISSLVFHYIKDYEKLIFNISKLLNKNGSLVFSVGHPVFTANISQDFIYENNGDIQYFPIKNYFYENKNKYNFLGEEVVKYHCILTSYISSLLQNNFKITNIIEPKPSNKIINLFPEFKNKFKKEWHRPMMLIISCMKE
- a CDS encoding ATP-dependent DNA helicase; the protein is MNLVVENLRSFLKNNNVFLTGGAGVGKSFLTMELIRSYRVQGKIVIVLGSTALSAFNIGGVTLHSFFAFKRCQNYDELYYEDRKQKDKLEKLKRILKQCDLLVIDEISMVSASLMEMIYYRLTRSGFNGKILLAGDFFQLPPVVKHKENQNQNTLFQNTLYAFSSQAWNDLKFINLKLSVTKRTLDKQFYEYLFFLRMGEVNKEMLNFFKKMLISSKNLLEYMDEYTLLCATNKKTNYINTEKLNLLQGKESIFKAKAEKLDCTLDDKTYEQWINGLNSLGELKLKIGAKIIFCVNNKEENYYNGEQGVVLDFIKDKEQECILIEKNNGERLKLKPYEYTLEEYELDKDEKLEVKIKAKFVQFPIKLAYAITIHKSQGMSIDKLICDIDGIFEKGQLYVCLSRAINPSNLKIVYNYKMPFEDYFLKILKFDKEVKQFYLQEKFVNLE